A window of Candidatus Jettenia caeni contains these coding sequences:
- a CDS encoding transposase, producing the protein MHIPGIYTIYQQATRWIRAGVFEAVVHDLREILRLAEGRKKEPSRAIIDSQTIQSTPESEERAGKEARSLWLLISSGIFWLCM; encoded by the coding sequence ATGCACATTCCTGGTATATATACCATCTACCAGCAAGCTACGAGATGGATAAGAGCCGGAGTCTTTGAGGCCGTTGTTCATGATCTTCGAGAGATTCTGAGACTGGCTGAAGGAAGGAAAAAGGAGCCTTCCAGAGCGATTATCGATAGCCAGACTATTCAGTCTACACCTGAGAGTGAGGAAAGAGCCGGAAAGGAAGCAAGATCCCTATGGCTGTTGATATCCTCGGGCATCTTCTGGCTCTGTATGTAA
- a CDS encoding phosphohydrolase encodes MKFKNNPPIDYIKEKKVNEVIKIYFEFNHLKQLYRQGWLLKNIPEEKCESVADHIYGVTMLSFIVAHEFFPELDITKIIKIALIHDLGEAHVGDLTPHDQIHPHKKEKDEYEAIAQILSKLSTGKMYLNLWNEFRNQSSLESKFVKQMDRLEMALQASVYENLGYGNMQNFFDHVQKKLSDEELKNIFKDIGYIRRRSSGIDFKMPE; translated from the coding sequence ATGAAATTTAAAAATAATCCTCCAATCGACTATATAAAGGAAAAAAAGGTCAATGAGGTTATAAAGATATACTTTGAGTTTAATCACTTAAAACAACTCTATAGGCAAGGTTGGCTATTGAAAAACATTCCGGAGGAGAAATGTGAGAGTGTGGCTGATCATATCTATGGAGTAACCATGCTTTCTTTTATTGTCGCTCATGAGTTTTTTCCTGAATTGGATATAACCAAAATTATCAAAATTGCTCTCATACATGATTTGGGTGAAGCGCATGTAGGAGATTTGACACCTCACGATCAAATACATCCTCATAAGAAGGAAAAAGATGAATACGAGGCGATTGCTCAAATTCTTTCAAAACTTTCTACAGGAAAAATGTATTTGAATTTATGGAATGAATTCCGGAACCAGAGTTCTCTAGAGAGTAAATTTGTCAAACAAATGGACCGTCTGGAGATGGCTTTGCAGGCGAGCGTTTATGAGAATTTAGGTTACGGGAATATGCAGAATTTTTTTGATCATGTACAAAAAAAGCTATCGGATGAGGAACTCAAGAATATATTTAAAGACATAGGCTATATCAGAAGGCGGTCTTCCGGTATTGATTTTAAAATGCCGGAATGA
- a CDS encoding aconitate hydratase has protein sequence MGKNVVQKILSSHLVSGKLKADEEIAISIDQTLTQDATGTMAYLQFEAMSIPRVKTKLSVSYVDHNMLQTGFENFDDHLFLQSIAKKYGIYFSKPGNGICHQVHLERFGVPGETLLGSDSHTPTCGGLGMLAIGVGGLDVAIAMAGGPFYITMPKVVLVKLTGALQPWVTAKDVILELLRRLTVKGGVGKVFEYGGEGSKTLTVTERATITNMGAELGALTSIFPSDTQTKRYLKMQGRENVWKPLKADASAKYDEVIEIDLSVLEPLIARPHSPDNVCKVSEIKGIKVQQVCIGSCTNSSYHDLMVSAAMLKGRKVHPDVSLTISPGSRQVLEMIAKNGALTDMIAAGARVIEAACGPCIGMGQAPASGGVSVRSFNRNFEGRSGTSDAQVYLVSPETAIATAINGVISDPREFGAPIAITYPKCFIIDDSMIIPPSEKTEEVTIIRGQNIKPLPKKEPLPDTLKGDVLLKVGNNITTDHIMPAGAKVLPLRSNIPAISEFVFEKVDKEFVKRTKEKGGGFLIGGANYGQGSSREHAALAPMYLGVKAVIAKSFARIHRANLVNFGILPLTFENENDYDLFDQGDALELPDIKNELKSKGKLMVRNVTKNKEIKVMHTFTPREIDILCAGGLLNYQA, from the coding sequence ATGGGAAAAAATGTAGTACAAAAAATTTTAAGCTCACATCTTGTATCCGGCAAGCTAAAGGCCGATGAGGAGATTGCTATTTCAATTGATCAAACCCTTACACAAGATGCTACGGGTACTATGGCTTATTTACAGTTTGAGGCTATGAGTATACCCAGGGTAAAGACAAAACTTTCAGTAAGTTACGTTGATCATAATATGCTTCAAACAGGCTTTGAGAACTTTGATGATCACCTGTTTCTTCAGAGTATTGCCAAAAAGTATGGTATTTATTTTTCAAAACCAGGAAATGGTATTTGCCATCAGGTACATCTAGAGCGGTTTGGTGTACCAGGGGAAACCTTACTGGGGTCTGATAGCCATACACCTACCTGCGGTGGATTAGGTATGTTGGCAATCGGGGTTGGCGGGCTTGATGTGGCTATTGCTATGGCTGGCGGACCATTTTATATTACAATGCCAAAGGTAGTATTGGTAAAACTCACAGGAGCACTACAACCCTGGGTGACAGCAAAAGATGTAATATTGGAATTGTTGAGGAGATTAACAGTTAAGGGTGGTGTAGGTAAAGTATTTGAATATGGGGGTGAAGGCTCAAAGACGCTTACGGTAACAGAACGCGCTACGATTACGAATATGGGTGCAGAATTGGGGGCGCTTACATCTATTTTCCCCAGTGATACACAAACAAAGAGATATCTTAAGATGCAGGGAAGAGAAAATGTATGGAAACCTTTAAAAGCAGATGCTAGTGCGAAGTACGATGAGGTTATAGAGATTGATCTCTCTGTTTTAGAACCGTTAATAGCCAGACCTCACAGTCCTGATAATGTTTGCAAGGTGAGTGAGATTAAAGGTATAAAAGTTCAGCAGGTTTGTATTGGGAGTTGTACAAACTCATCATACCATGATCTTATGGTATCGGCTGCGATGTTAAAGGGTAGAAAGGTACATCCGGATGTAAGTCTTACTATTTCTCCAGGCTCCCGGCAGGTACTGGAAATGATAGCTAAAAATGGTGCTTTGACGGATATGATTGCGGCAGGTGCACGTGTTATTGAGGCAGCTTGTGGTCCTTGCATTGGAATGGGACAAGCTCCTGCTTCCGGAGGTGTTTCGGTAAGATCATTCAACAGAAACTTTGAAGGAAGAAGTGGAACATCAGATGCGCAAGTGTATCTGGTTAGTCCAGAAACAGCTATAGCAACAGCAATCAACGGTGTTATTAGTGATCCCAGAGAATTTGGCGCCCCTATTGCTATTACATATCCAAAATGCTTTATTATCGATGATAGTATGATTATCCCTCCTTCTGAAAAAACAGAAGAGGTAACGATTATCAGAGGGCAAAACATAAAACCTTTGCCAAAAAAAGAGCCTCTACCGGATACATTAAAAGGTGATGTGCTTTTAAAGGTAGGGAATAATATTACTACTGACCATATCATGCCTGCAGGAGCAAAGGTTTTGCCGCTCAGATCAAATATTCCTGCTATTTCTGAGTTTGTATTTGAAAAGGTAGATAAGGAGTTTGTGAAGCGCACTAAGGAGAAGGGAGGTGGATTCCTAATCGGTGGAGCAAATTACGGACAGGGATCAAGCAGAGAACATGCTGCACTGGCACCCATGTATTTGGGGGTAAAGGCTGTTATTGCCAAATCCTTTGCCCGTATTCATCGTGCAAACCTTGTAAATTTTGGCATCTTGCCATTAACCTTTGAGAATGAAAATGACTATGATCTCTTTGATCAGGGAGATGCTCTCGAGCTGCCTGATATAAAGAATGAATTAAAATCTAAAGGCAAGCTTATGGTAAGGAATGTAACAAAAAACAAGGAGATAAAAGTAATGCATACATTCACCCCCCGTGAAATCGACATCCTCTGTGCTGGCGGCTTATTAAACTATCAGGCTTAA
- a CDS encoding two-component response regulator, whose protein sequence is MTLETVKNRLVKQPPHLRILAAEDEESVQQVLKITLEYEGHHVIIVEKGEEVFYTLESETIDLLILDSDLPNISSIDICYYLMNDLLWQSLPIIMLTEDQTIEDKLKGLHEGLDYYITKPFTTDELLTCLHKVYEYYQCTREVSPLARLPGNIAVEREISRRIVQQHKFSVLYCDINHFKSYDDTYGLIHGDAVIRSTARILLSCTDHHKDLAGYISEDNFVIVTSPDRAASICESVIEKFDTLIPKLYDESHRIAGFVVTQEREGVLHKFPLISIAIGGVSNEWKELTSVREVSTIGIEMKRFAKQKGKGKSAYAFDRRRNLIREDITSYLNRIAFEDVGGISYILKKSHQRRIAKVLQMIKSELSVLQNKGNMELLSIGCGNGIIERQIMDLGIKVWGVDSSSKALIEAQKKGIEVSVADVTEGLPYDTNRFDMIFAGEIIEHIIDTQKFLLEVKRVLKPGGTLILTTPNMGRLIDRIRFLFGKAPKHASPLNILHVRPFTFDSLKTALEDAGFTVTKIASNVMAYDITLIFNFKSTWLSNLFPTLGKNLIVKAFSSHDPFRKLKTV, encoded by the coding sequence ATGACTTTAGAAACTGTAAAAAATCGCCTTGTTAAACAACCGCCCCATCTTCGCATTCTTGCGGCTGAGGACGAGGAATCAGTTCAGCAGGTTTTAAAGATTACGCTGGAGTATGAGGGACATCATGTTATCATAGTGGAAAAAGGCGAGGAAGTCTTTTATACCTTAGAATCAGAAACTATAGATCTTCTCATTTTGGATAGTGATCTTCCTAATATCTCCAGTATTGATATCTGTTACTATTTAATGAATGATCTTTTGTGGCAATCACTACCCATTATCATGCTTACAGAGGATCAGACTATTGAAGATAAGTTGAAAGGTCTGCATGAGGGTTTGGACTATTACATTACAAAACCATTTACAACCGATGAGTTACTCACATGTCTGCATAAGGTTTATGAGTATTATCAATGTACCAGAGAAGTTAGTCCTCTGGCCCGACTACCCGGCAATATCGCAGTGGAAAGGGAAATTAGCCGCAGAATAGTACAACAGCATAAGTTTTCAGTATTGTATTGTGATATTAATCATTTTAAATCATACGATGATACTTATGGACTTATCCATGGAGACGCCGTCATACGCTCTACAGCAAGAATTCTTTTGTCATGTACAGACCATCATAAAGACCTCGCAGGATATATAAGTGAGGATAACTTCGTCATTGTAACTTCGCCGGATAGAGCCGCTTCTATTTGTGAATCTGTTATTGAAAAGTTCGATACCCTGATTCCAAAGCTTTATGATGAGTCTCATCGAATAGCAGGATTTGTTGTAACCCAGGAACGGGAAGGAGTTCTGCACAAATTTCCCTTAATTTCGATTGCTATCGGCGGTGTAAGCAATGAATGGAAAGAGTTAACTTCGGTGAGAGAAGTTAGTACTATTGGCATAGAGATGAAGCGTTTTGCCAAACAAAAGGGTAAGGGAAAGTCTGCCTATGCTTTTGATCGCCGCAGGAATCTGATCAGGGAGGATATTACTTCTTATCTCAATAGAATTGCCTTTGAGGACGTCGGGGGAATATCGTATATTTTAAAAAAAAGCCATCAAAGACGGATTGCAAAAGTCCTCCAAATGATTAAAAGTGAACTATCGGTACTTCAGAACAAAGGCAATATGGAATTATTGAGTATTGGTTGTGGAAATGGGATAATTGAAAGGCAGATCATGGACCTGGGAATCAAGGTTTGGGGAGTAGATTCTTCCAGCAAGGCTCTTATCGAGGCTCAAAAGAAGGGTATAGAGGTTTCTGTTGCTGATGTTACCGAAGGCTTACCGTATGATACTAATCGATTTGATATGATATTTGCAGGAGAAATCATCGAACATATTATTGATACTCAAAAATTTCTGCTTGAAGTTAAAAGGGTTTTAAAACCAGGAGGAACTCTTATTCTTACAACCCCAAATATGGGCAGATTGATTGATCGCATTCGATTTCTCTTTGGAAAAGCGCCAAAACACGCTTCTCCTCTGAATATTTTACATGTGCGGCCTTTTACTTTTGATTCTCTCAAAACAGCTCTGGAAGATGCCGGATTTACCGTAACCAAGATAGCATCGAACGTAATGGCTTACGATATCACGTTGATATTCAATTTTAAGTCCACCTGGTTATCTAATCTTTTTCCAACACTTGGGAAAAATCTTATAGTTAAGGCTTTTTCATCCCATGACCCTTTCCGGAAACTCAAAACAGTATGA
- a CDS encoding putative heme protein: MARLKQLLGFIQRRKKLVGFFTIIVLIVFFVTIRKVYHYSEQSEFCASCHEMKIHYDSFKASKHHNEHVENCHACHVGSGLKGYAHAKLSDGTHDSKMHALQAFTDGAFIEIAEDSLQILNGNCVRCHSEGFTKDKSHIEFVAKSNKHAVEGTTPEKLLCTDCHLGIVHPHMPGDLFKAYAARKIKPFGTYEETDCLACHKMATPDVVKEWTRGAHAIKGVTCISCHGNDHRFIAKKQGHVAASTCGECHQNQYLEFRESAHHKGHPVATPSAFDVISTRLLNIEGCKDCHKLSLTYEFDRIGGSCDACHPSHEFSVAKAKAYDACEKCHVGGPEHAQLNTAEGSIFGKVQKMRSQGLITKDLVTCQSCHGPNKSHNFSKIAIPQDINVLLFGGYGFVKAPAGH; this comes from the coding sequence ATGGCGCGGTTGAAGCAGTTGTTGGGATTTATACAGAGAAGAAAAAAGCTGGTAGGCTTCTTCACCATAATTGTATTGATTGTTTTTTTTGTTACAATAAGGAAGGTTTACCATTACTCAGAACAAAGCGAGTTTTGTGCTAGCTGCCATGAAATGAAGATTCACTATGATTCATTTAAGGCATCAAAACATCATAATGAACATGTTGAGAATTGCCATGCATGTCACGTAGGTTCAGGCCTCAAGGGTTATGCCCATGCGAAACTCAGTGATGGAACGCATGATTCTAAAATGCATGCATTACAAGCCTTTACAGATGGCGCTTTCATTGAGATAGCTGAAGATAGTCTTCAGATTCTCAATGGTAATTGCGTCCGCTGCCATTCAGAAGGTTTTACGAAGGATAAGTCTCACATTGAATTTGTAGCAAAAAGTAACAAACATGCCGTAGAGGGCACAACTCCTGAAAAATTGTTGTGTACTGATTGCCATTTGGGGATAGTTCATCCTCATATGCCTGGTGATTTATTTAAGGCTTATGCAGCAAGAAAGATTAAGCCTTTTGGTACCTATGAGGAGACGGATTGTCTTGCTTGTCATAAGATGGCAACTCCTGATGTGGTGAAGGAATGGACAAGAGGCGCACATGCCATAAAGGGTGTAACGTGTATTAGTTGTCATGGAAACGATCACCGCTTTATTGCAAAGAAACAAGGACATGTCGCTGCAAGCACTTGCGGTGAATGCCATCAGAATCAATATTTGGAATTTCGTGAGAGTGCGCATCATAAAGGGCATCCTGTAGCAACTCCTAGCGCATTTGATGTGATAAGCACTAGATTGCTGAATATTGAAGGATGTAAAGATTGCCATAAGTTAAGTTTAACCTATGAATTTGACAGGATTGGAGGCAGCTGCGATGCCTGCCATCCCAGCCATGAATTTTCGGTTGCAAAAGCAAAAGCGTATGATGCCTGTGAAAAATGCCATGTTGGAGGTCCAGAACATGCTCAGTTAAACACCGCTGAAGGCTCAATCTTTGGCAAGGTTCAAAAGATGCGTAGCCAGGGTTTGATTACGAAAGATTTAGTTACCTGTCAATCTTGCCACGGTCCTAACAAATCACATAATTTCAGTAAAATAGCTATACCACAGGATATTAATGTGCTGCTCTTTGGTGGTTATGGATTCGTAAAGGCTCCCGCAGGGCATTAA
- a CDS encoding transposase translates to MAVDILGHLLALYVTPANEQERAKVKRLCQEIQEVTGESALITFVNQDYTGDQAKGRGIELQVMKLPHTKKGFVLLPKRWVIERPFAWKSRFRRLVRDYERLPEVLTGLHFLAFAILMLRRFAEVIFQSA, encoded by the coding sequence ATGGCTGTTGATATCCTCGGGCATCTTCTGGCTCTGTATGTAACTCCTGCCAATGAGCAGGAACGAGCCAAGGTGAAGAGGTTGTGCCAAGAGATTCAGGAAGTAACGGGAGAATCCGCCTTGATAACCTTTGTGAATCAAGACTACACAGGTGATCAGGCAAAAGGGCGTGGAATAGAGCTTCAAGTGATGAAGCTCCCTCATACAAAAAAAGGATTTGTACTTCTCCCCAAAAGATGGGTCATTGAGAGACCCTTTGCATGGAAGAGCAGGTTCAGAAGACTCGTAAGGGATTATGAGCGACTGCCTGAAGTGTTGACGGGTCTTCATTTCCTTGCTTTCGCCATACTCATGCTAAGAAGATTTGCTGAGGTGATATTTCAAAGTGCATAA
- a CDS encoding methenyltetrahydrofolate cyclohydrolase, which yields MTAKLIKGTEIGEQILKEITAEVAEIKGKYGIVPGLVTILVGSNPASISYVTLKIKTAHRLGFKEIQDNQPVDISEKNLLALIDTYNKDNSIHGILVQLPLPKHIDEKKVLNAIDPDKDVDGFHPVNVGRLMIGGEEVKFPPCTPAGIQELIVRSGIETSGAEAVVVGRSNIVGKPIANMLFQKGRGADATVTVVHTRTKNMAEHCKRADILVVAAGVPGLVKPEWIKPGACVIDVGVNRIGEKPSKDDPKKMVPILKGDVDFEAAKEIAGSITPVPGGVGPMTITMLMKNTLKSLKFKLGIQ from the coding sequence ATGACTGCAAAACTAATCAAAGGAACTGAAATTGGAGAGCAAATTTTAAAGGAAATTACTGCTGAAGTAGCAGAAATAAAAGGGAAATACGGTATCGTACCAGGACTTGTAACTATTCTGGTGGGTAGTAATCCCGCTTCCATATCGTACGTCACTTTAAAAATTAAAACTGCTCACAGATTAGGTTTTAAAGAGATCCAGGATAATCAACCAGTCGATATTTCAGAAAAGAACCTTCTTGCTCTGATTGATACCTATAACAAAGATAATTCAATCCATGGTATTCTTGTCCAGCTTCCCCTGCCAAAGCATATTGATGAGAAAAAGGTTTTAAATGCCATTGATCCCGATAAGGATGTCGATGGTTTCCATCCGGTAAACGTTGGACGTCTTATGATAGGAGGTGAAGAGGTAAAGTTTCCACCCTGTACGCCAGCCGGTATTCAGGAATTGATTGTACGTTCCGGCATTGAAACGAGTGGCGCAGAAGCCGTTGTAGTAGGGCGTTCAAACATTGTGGGAAAACCAATTGCTAATATGTTATTTCAAAAAGGAAGAGGGGCGGATGCAACAGTAACCGTAGTTCATACCCGCACAAAAAATATGGCTGAACATTGTAAACGCGCAGATATCTTAGTTGTTGCTGCGGGTGTTCCAGGTTTGGTAAAACCAGAGTGGATCAAACCGGGCGCATGCGTAATTGATGTAGGTGTTAACAGGATAGGAGAAAAACCAAGCAAAGATGATCCAAAAAAAATGGTTCCTATTTTAAAAGGTGATGTTGATTTTGAAGCGGCCAAGGAAATTGCAGGCTCCATTACCCCTGTCCCTGGAGGCGTTGGTCCTATGACCATTACCATGCTTATGAAAAATACCTTAAAATCTCTTAAATTTAAATTAGGAATTCAATAA